The nucleotide sequence ttcatcttcggaCCTTTCCTACAATGACGGCACTGTCGCGTCGTCGATAGACCTTGTCCCCCTAGTACTTGGTTCCACCCTTGACCCAGAAAGCCTGCTTGCCATACTCTTTCTGCACGTACTTGACGAGGGACGCGTAGCTCTCGCCGAACGCCTCACCATCATCCTCGCCGTCCTTGTCAGCGGACTTGTCCTTTGACTTCTTGCCCTCGGCCTTCTCCATGATCATGACCACAGATGTAGGGCGCTTGGTCTTGGCGGCAGCGCCGAGCTCGGCGCGCGAcgtgacgaagatgaagggcACATTGTGGTCCTCGCACAGCACGGGGAGGTGAGAGATGACGTCCATGGGAGAGATGTCGCCGGCGATGATGACAACGCCGGGGAAAGAGGTGTTGCCGGGGGCGGAAGGGGGAGACTTTCGGAGAGTCTTGACGACCTCCTTGACACCGCGCTTCAGGGTGTTGTTCTTGGCGGCTGTGAAATGTTAGCGATCTGTTCGAAATACATCGTTCACTGTAGTCGCATACCCTTTCGGATGGTCTTATAAACCTTCTTCATGCCCTTCTCATCCGCCACGGGGAGGGCGAAAGGAACGACAACGCGCTCAAGAGGCAGCTCAGcggccttctcctcttcagcatcagaaTCCTCGTCCatgttggcagcagcagcggcagcgacGGGGGCATCCTgctggagcttctcctcaagggCGGCggcgagcttctccttcttgtccttcttatccttcttctccttcttggactttgagACGCCGGACTCgtcgcttctcttcttgtccttcttctccttcttatcGGGCTTCTCGGCGGCCATTGCTGCGGTTCTCTCGAGGAAGCTTCGTCGAAGTTATTACTTGTGTATTCTTGGAAGTCGCACGGAGATTGTGTGTGCGAATTGAAGGTTCCTCGGGAATGTTGGTGGTCGCAAAGTTACAGTGTTTTCTTTTAGCACTCCACTGACCTCGAAATTTtccaactttttttttctccagCGAGCGGAAGAAGAGCTATCGCGCAGAGTTTCGGCGTTATGTGGCGCCGGTTCCGTACAACGCTTCTGTATTCACGTGACCTTATAATCGAGCAGTCCAATCATGCTCTCGGCAATGACTATTACCAGTAGATCCGATATTGATTCGAATCATCAAGAGATACGACATTGATGGGGTGACTGGGCTAGAGACTTCAATTCGACTGTAATTTATAGATGTCGAAAGGCCAAATAACAAGGAAATAGTGTGACTGCCATCTATTGCACCTCCTCATCTAGGTATTGATGTTGTACAATGAGTCCAGAGGACCTACTCCAACACATCCGCCATGGTTTTGCTCCAATAATTTAACCAATTtactcctcctcatcaccgaACTCGGCACGGCCAGCCTTGGAGTTAAGATACTCGCTTctgtaaatataattagtattctGTCGTGGTTGAGCGCCGTGCATGAACGTACCGCTCGACGGCCCAGTTCATGATGTAATAACCGGCAATCATGGGAGGAAGCCAGTAGAAGATTTGGCTCTTGGTTCGGCGGaaagtgttgaagatggcatcgTTGAAGGCACCGGCCCAAGGGTTCTGTCGGTTGGCGGACAGACCGTAAGTGATGATACCACGCTGCTTCTCACCACCTGATTATCGAGTTAGTCTCCAGTTTCGTCGATGACGTTGATGAGCCCCGGATAATATCCCATCAATGAACTTCGAGACCGGTTATGCGTATGCATCGAGTTTTGGTGTTATGCTGACCCAATTGCTTCCACCTCGTGCATCGTCATTATCCGTTGGTCCGTCGCGTTCATCGATCCAGTTTCCTCGTTCGCACATCTTGGGAGCAATCACTTACCAAAGTGGCCCCAGTTACCAAGGTAGCTATTGAAAAATCCGTCAGCATTTAATTACATCTCGATTGGTAGATTTCGAAGGCCCGGTGTTGTTCGTTCGATCATTAACCATTGGAAAAGCCGCACGCAACAGAACCACCAATTGCCCTCGTTCAATCGCAATCCACGTACTGTCCGTTCTTAGGGTCGGCAGCGCCGCTTCGGAGCATCTGAGTCGGTCTCATTTTGGCGGATTTGGCACGAAAAAGTCGAGATCTCTCGTGTGTGGTTTTTGGAGTCGTCGGTTTGGAGGCGAAAGGCAGAAAAGGGCCACTTGAGGATTTCTCGGGTTGGAAAGGAAAGCGCAGACGCAGGCTTTCCCCATCAGCCGAGCTTTCCCGAAGGAGCCTAGCTCCGAGCAACAACCCACCCGAAGGAATCCAGCAGCCAACCAGCGAATCGCACTGGGAATTTGTCCAGAGGTGGACCAAGAGCTtcaaatcatcatcgctgtCCGTTGACTCCGAACAGCTTCAGTTACGCCTCAGGTCCCATCGATATTTGGGTTCTAGCGACCACCATTCTTGACCGACGTCTTGCAACGATACACCGAATAAGACTTTAAGCACATCACATCAAAATGGCGGCCGCTGCGAGAGCCCTCAACTTCATGTACCGCATGGCGGTCCCCGCTTCAGCTGTCGTCTTCCTAGGCAGTCAGTCCATATACGACGTCAAGGGAGGAACTCGGGCTGTCATCTTCGACAGATTGTCTGGTGTCAAGGAGACCGTCGTCAATGAAGGAACCCATTTCCTTGTTCCCTGGCTGCAGAAGAGCATCATCTTCGATGTCCGCACTAAGCCCAGGAATATCGCAACAACGACAGGCAGCAAGGATTTGCAGATGGTTAGCTTGACACTGAGAGTGCTGCACCGACCAAATGTCAAGGCTCTCCCCAAGATTTACCAGGTAAGATGAACAAGAACCCCTGATTCAGGTCATATGACTGATTCTTATAGAACCTCGGTGCCGATTACGATGAGCGAGTCCTCCCCTCTATTGGTAACGAAGTCTTGAAGGCTATCGTCGCCCAGTTCGATGCCGCAGAGCTGATCACCCAGCGAGAGGCTGTCTCTGAGCGAATTCGAAACGACCTTACTCTCCGTGCTGCCGAGTTCAACATCGCTCTTGAGGATGTTTCCATCACCCACATGACCTTCGGACGTGAGTTCACAAAGGCTGTCGAGCAGAAGCAGATCGCCCAGCAAGATGCTGAGCGAGCACGATTCATCGTCGAGCGTGCTGAGCAGGAGCGCCAAGCCAACGTCATCCGCGCCGAGGGTGAGTCCGAGTCCGCTGAGGCTATCAGCAAGGCCATCCAGAAGGCTGGTGACGGCCTCATTCAGATTCGAAAGATCGAGGCCAGTCGCGAGATTGCTGCTACTCTTTCTTCAAACCCCAACGTCGCCTACCTACCTGGTGGAAGCGGAAAGCAGGGTGGCCAGTACCTGTTGTCAGTGGGCAGGGCTTAAAGTAACGGACTTTGTATAATGTGAAGGATATTGAGGAAATGACAGGGAAATCCCCGCTTATCGTTGGCGATGAAAGCAGTTATTCATGAGCGCCAACTATGTATTTCTAGAACGAGACCAGACGGGAATGTCAACCCTATCTCGCAATGTATAATCGCCGGTGGCTTCACGGCTTCTCCCGTTCCAAAACAGCAATAACTAAGCTGAGCAGTGACCAAAATCCAGAACACCTCAATATCTATGATGCCAATGCTCTCCAGTACCATGAATTTTCACATGTGTATTCACCTGTCTTGAATATGGTTCCCAGGCTCAAGAACTATGCCTCAATGAACGCCTCCGTCAGTCCTGAAGCTTTCCCAGGAGCCACGAAATTACCATCCACCAATTTCCAACCCTCTCTCTgcatatccatccattcattcCTGATCTTGAGACGAACTAGGTCTCCTGCTGCCCTTGCATCTTCAGCAGAATCATGGCCTACCATCTTCGGGCCCGTTTCCTGTTGAATCTTACGGTTGAGATGAACATCCATGAGCATCTTCAGACTATACCGATATGGCAAACCAGCCTTGTGGGGGAAGAGCAGTACGGTGTCAATTAGTGTTGGGTGCACAATACGGACTGAGTTGAGATCGTTCTCAAGACCATGTCCGATCAGGGGCGTAGTGGGGGAGATCAGTTGAAATAGTAGGTCTCTGGCAACTTCTGGAGATGAGACGATCTtcagctgcttcttcttATGCTTCAGCTCGCCGTCTTCGCTCACATCGTCGTCGCCACTCTTAGTTGGCTTCATCGACTTGCCCGCGGTCCATGATTCAGCTTGAGCGAGGTCGTCTGGCCAGACACCAGAGTATCGCGAATTGAGATCGAGTATTTCTCCCAATGGTCGAACCAGGACATCTAGCAGTTCCTCGCCTGTCGGCCATGATGTTGCAGTTAGACGGATAAGTTCCATGCCATAAACTGTATAACCCATCTCGCAATCAAAAGCCACTGCTCTGTCCGTAGGCACGATAGGATTCTCGGGAGTTTCTGCAAAGTTAAGCACCGAGGCAAGTCTCTTGGGATCTGAGGTCTTGAACACGTGGTGATCACG is from Fusarium musae strain F31 chromosome 4, whole genome shotgun sequence and encodes:
- the QCR8 gene encoding ubiquinol--cytochrome-c reductase subunit 8 (EggNog:ENOG41~BUSCO:EOG09265GSM); amino-acid sequence: MRPTQMLRSGAADPKNGHYLGNWGHFGGEKQRGIITYGLSANRQNPWAGAFNDAIFNTFRRTKSQIFYWLPPMIAGYYIMNWAVERSEYLNSKAGRAEFGDEEE
- the PHB1 gene encoding Prohibitin-1, subunit of the prohibitin complex (Phb1p-Phb2p), producing the protein MAAAARALNFMYRMAVPASAVVFLGSQSIYDVKGGTRAVIFDRLSGVKETVVNEGTHFLVPWLQKSIIFDVRTKPRNIATTTGSKDLQMVSLTLRVLHRPNVKALPKIYQNLGADYDERVLPSIGNEVLKAIVAQFDAAELITQREAVSERIRNDLTLRAAEFNIALEDVSITHMTFGREFTKAVEQKQIAQQDAERARFIVERAEQERQANVIRAEGESESAEAISKAIQKAGDGLIQIRKIEASREIAATLSSNPNVAYLPGGSGKQGGQYLLSVGRA